The following coding sequences lie in one Candidatus Eisenbacteria bacterium genomic window:
- a CDS encoding O-acetyl-ADP-ribose deacetylase: MERSVGACRVRLAPGDITEQEIDAIVNAANPGLRGGGGVDGAIHRAGGPLIMEECRRIGGCPTGQAVVTGAGDLKARWVIHTVGPIWKGGGSHEAEMLASAYRESLKRAREIGASGIAFPSLSTGAYGYPVDQASSIAVATILEDLRRYQAPAEVILVPFDNQTQTALEEALASID; the protein is encoded by the coding sequence TTGGAACGATCTGTCGGCGCCTGCCGGGTGCGCCTAGCGCCGGGGGATATCACCGAGCAGGAGATCGATGCGATTGTGAATGCGGCGAATCCCGGCCTCCGTGGCGGTGGTGGTGTGGATGGAGCGATCCATAGGGCGGGCGGACCCCTCATTATGGAAGAGTGCCGAAGGATCGGAGGCTGCCCCACAGGGCAGGCCGTGGTGACCGGGGCCGGGGATCTGAAGGCCCGGTGGGTGATCCATACCGTGGGACCGATCTGGAAGGGGGGCGGCTCCCATGAGGCGGAGATGCTGGCCTCGGCCTACCGCGAGTCGTTAAAGCGGGCGCGCGAGATCGGAGCCTCTGGTATCGCTTTCCCTTCCCTCTCAACCGGAGCCTATGGATATCCGGTCGATCAGGCCTCAAGCATCGCCGTAGCCACGATCCTCGAGGATCTAAGACGTTATCAAGCGCCCGCGGAGGTCATCCTTGTCCCCTTTGACAATCAAACGCAAACGGCGCTCGAGGAAGCCCTGGCATCGATCGACTGA